From Pseudodesulfovibrio sp. JC047, one genomic window encodes:
- the ybgF gene encoding tol-pal system protein YbgF, with amino-acid sequence MVQLKLVSLLLVTLLFVGCTTTGKNAVTASASTEWRIKSLEEGFLNLREQQRTMANETAVANAAIEQQLADLESEIAALRAITPPVSSSVKSKEPVAEEAWATDLKPEDEGWVDGQKSTDKSAVQNDDEQPWATVPQAPVIVPEPKVVSRPVAKAAPKAAPKPVPSVTKKASGPKSLYALGLSQYNAEQFDASRATFDQFLQKYPNNTLAANALYWKGETYYSQKSYAQAILTFKEVTGRFSKHLKSASALLKIGMSYENVGDTENAVFYLRALVEDFPKSDAATLGRKALNRLGG; translated from the coding sequence ATGGTCCAATTGAAGCTTGTTTCACTTCTTCTTGTGACGCTTTTGTTTGTCGGGTGTACGACCACCGGGAAAAATGCGGTCACGGCTTCGGCAAGTACGGAATGGCGTATCAAAAGTCTTGAAGAAGGATTTCTGAATCTTCGGGAACAGCAACGGACGATGGCGAACGAAACTGCCGTGGCAAATGCTGCAATTGAACAACAATTGGCTGATCTTGAATCAGAGATTGCGGCCCTTCGAGCGATAACTCCTCCGGTTTCATCTTCGGTAAAATCCAAGGAGCCAGTCGCGGAGGAAGCGTGGGCGACGGATTTGAAGCCCGAGGACGAAGGGTGGGTTGATGGTCAGAAATCGACAGACAAATCCGCTGTCCAGAATGATGACGAACAGCCTTGGGCCACGGTTCCACAAGCTCCTGTGATTGTCCCGGAACCCAAAGTCGTGTCCCGCCCTGTGGCCAAAGCCGCTCCCAAAGCCGCTCCCAAGCCAGTTCCTTCGGTCACAAAAAAAGCATCAGGTCCCAAGTCGTTGTATGCTCTGGGATTGTCACAGTACAATGCCGAGCAGTTTGACGCGTCTCGGGCGACATTCGATCAATTCCTTCAGAAATATCCGAACAATACGTTGGCTGCGAACGCCTTGTATTGGAAAGGCGAGACGTATTATTCTCAAAAGTCCTATGCCCAAGCCATTTTGACCTTCAAGGAAGTCACCGGACGTTTTTCAAAGCATCTCAAATCAGCCTCCGCGCTTTTGAAGATCGGGATGTCGTATGAAAACGTCGGAGATACCGAAAATGCGGTTTTTTATCTCCGTGCCCTGGTGGAGGATTTTCCCAAAAGTGATGCTGCCACTCTTGGCCGAAAGGCATTGAATCGTTTGGGAGGATAG
- the dprA gene encoding DNA-processing protein DprA has protein sequence MDLRKEYFACLALKHTPRLGPKVWRELFVHYDSAFEAVQDAASWPLYALATPAVSRNCVQEVWREKAEDEYRKATRAKMEVVTWFDPRFPHALKHLSDPPAILYVSGDVSLFENPGVAVVGARECSRLGLETAGRISAQLSKIGITVVSGLALGIDRQAHLGGLKGIGSSIAVLGCGLDIEYPVDNGDVRRQLDKQGLVVTEFGPGVRPRGQHFPVRNRLISGLSLGVLVAEAAHNSGSLITARLAGEQGKDVFAVPGPIGQPTFTGCHRLIKQGAALVESASDIVEILRYDFVRELALIPDPPSETTEEGVDVKQAKVRKKSHSKKKEPTARASSSVARKRRSSVDREAMNLTEEESSVLALMDSTDKIHIDALGRKLDLDSASISRLLLMLEMRGAVQQLPGMWYVVRES, from the coding sequence ATGGACCTGCGCAAAGAATATTTCGCCTGTTTGGCATTGAAACACACGCCCCGCCTTGGTCCCAAGGTGTGGCGTGAATTGTTTGTCCATTATGACAGTGCATTCGAAGCGGTTCAGGATGCCGCCTCATGGCCTCTTTACGCCTTGGCAACACCTGCGGTGTCCCGGAATTGTGTCCAAGAGGTCTGGCGAGAAAAGGCCGAGGATGAATACAGGAAGGCCACTCGGGCAAAAATGGAGGTGGTCACCTGGTTTGATCCCCGGTTTCCCCATGCCTTGAAACACCTTTCTGACCCTCCTGCCATTTTGTATGTTTCGGGTGATGTTTCGCTTTTCGAGAATCCTGGTGTTGCAGTCGTCGGCGCGCGAGAGTGTTCTCGCCTCGGGTTGGAAACCGCTGGCCGCATCAGTGCGCAGTTGTCAAAAATTGGTATCACGGTTGTTTCCGGCCTTGCCTTGGGCATCGATCGGCAGGCGCATCTCGGAGGCCTCAAAGGGATTGGGAGTTCCATCGCCGTGCTTGGATGTGGGTTGGACATCGAGTATCCCGTGGATAATGGTGATGTTAGACGACAGCTCGACAAACAGGGGTTGGTGGTCACGGAATTCGGTCCAGGCGTGCGGCCGCGTGGTCAGCATTTCCCTGTTCGCAATCGACTCATCAGTGGCCTTTCGTTGGGGGTATTAGTGGCAGAGGCCGCCCATAACAGTGGAAGTTTGATTACCGCGCGTTTGGCTGGCGAGCAGGGTAAGGATGTTTTTGCCGTACCCGGACCGATTGGGCAGCCGACTTTTACCGGCTGTCATCGTCTGATTAAACAGGGAGCGGCATTGGTAGAGTCCGCCTCTGATATTGTGGAAATTTTGCGGTATGATTTTGTTCGAGAACTGGCTTTGATTCCTGACCCGCCTTCTGAAACGACTGAAGAAGGGGTTGACGTCAAACAGGCGAAGGTCAGGAAAAAATCGCATTCCAAGAAAAAGGAGCCCACAGCTAGGGCCTCTTCTTCTGTGGCGCGTAAGCGGCGTTCGTCCGTGGACAGGGAGGCGATGAACCTGACGGAAGAAGAGTCGAGTGTGTTGGCATTGATGGATTCTACTGACAAGATTCATATTGATGCGCTTGGACGAAAACTCGATCTTGATTCTGCTTCGATCAGCCGACTTTTGTTGATGTTGGAAATGCGGGGGGCTGTCCAGCAGTTGCCGGGTATGTGGTATGTCGTTCGAGAATCCTGA
- a CDS encoding HDOD domain-containing protein: protein MSDDLKTRFRGEILQVKDLPTLPHVLNKVTSLVEDPDASTESIAKVISTDQVLSAKVLKMVNSPIYGFPGRISSIQHALVLLGFNVVRGIIISTSVFDMMEQSMKGLWEHSLGCATACTLIARRAGFEDPEEYAVAGLLHDLGKVVTAVQLPDVHASILKTVQARQFSYFQAEKEVLGFGHDRINAWLARHWGLPPNIRESMSRHHAPQLAEFYKPMCCVVHLGDFLIRLLEFGNSGDDQTAYLRPEALIELKFKMSDLDRIMDELSDQLVEVSDLSL from the coding sequence ATGAGTGACGATCTGAAAACCCGTTTTCGTGGTGAAATTCTTCAGGTCAAGGATTTGCCGACCTTGCCGCATGTGTTGAACAAAGTGACCTCGCTCGTGGAAGATCCTGACGCCTCCACTGAGTCGATTGCCAAGGTTATTTCAACAGATCAAGTTTTGTCGGCCAAGGTTCTGAAAATGGTCAATTCGCCGATTTACGGATTCCCCGGGCGGATCAGTTCCATACAGCACGCTTTGGTGTTGCTCGGATTCAATGTCGTGCGGGGTATCATCATTTCCACGTCGGTTTTCGATATGATGGAGCAGTCCATGAAAGGGTTGTGGGAACACAGTCTGGGCTGTGCGACAGCCTGTACGCTCATTGCCCGTCGAGCCGGGTTTGAAGATCCGGAAGAGTACGCGGTGGCGGGGCTCCTGCATGATCTCGGCAAGGTCGTGACTGCGGTTCAACTCCCTGATGTCCATGCTTCAATTCTCAAGACCGTGCAGGCCCGACAATTCTCGTATTTTCAGGCAGAGAAGGAAGTCCTTGGGTTCGGTCATGACCGTATCAATGCGTGGCTTGCTCGCCATTGGGGATTGCCTCCCAATATTCGGGAGTCAATGAGTCGGCACCACGCTCCGCAATTGGCGGAATTTTACAAGCCCATGTGCTGCGTCGTTCATTTGGGAGATTTCCTGATTCGTCTTTTGGAATTTGGCAATTCGGGAGACGATCAAACTGCGTATTTGCGTCCCGAGGCGCTTATAGAACTCAAGTTCAAGATGTCTGATCTTGATAGGATCATGGATGAGCTGTCGGATCAGCTTGTTGAAGTCTCCGATCTCTCTTTATAA
- a CDS encoding diguanylate cyclase has product MKQPLEQSLFQRKQHGFLLTPDPALIQLVQRLWSPDVLEFTIFKHGGQAIEHLFNAPPDVLVVDTRLSDISGPEVTSLVKSENVYRQLPVVMCLDSLDDEQEWDWNAVEVDDFLVRPFNPAEVRHRLNLTLCRAMRAFDANPLSKLPGNSSILQRIQELIEQGDDFALVYCDLDYFKSYNDAYGFSRGDEILMMTARLIVNTIRSYRDPQTFVGHVGGDDFVFIMSPEKVEGACERILAAFDDIVPHFYDSADRRRGNITSVDREGNTRVFPLMALSLAVVINRNGRIRHYGEVSSIAMELKKKAKKNPKSCYVIDQRKTSSAR; this is encoded by the coding sequence ATGAAGCAGCCACTTGAACAGTCTCTTTTCCAACGAAAACAGCACGGATTTTTACTGACTCCCGACCCAGCCTTAATTCAGCTTGTTCAGCGTTTGTGGTCTCCTGATGTCCTAGAATTCACGATTTTCAAGCACGGCGGTCAAGCTATTGAACATTTGTTTAATGCCCCTCCTGATGTGTTGGTCGTGGATACACGTCTTTCGGATATCTCTGGTCCGGAGGTGACCTCCTTGGTCAAGAGTGAAAACGTCTACCGTCAATTGCCCGTCGTCATGTGTTTGGATTCATTGGATGATGAGCAGGAATGGGATTGGAATGCCGTTGAGGTTGATGATTTTCTTGTCAGGCCATTCAATCCTGCGGAGGTTCGGCACCGCCTCAATTTGACCCTGTGTCGGGCCATGCGCGCATTTGATGCGAATCCTTTGTCCAAGTTGCCAGGTAATTCCTCGATTCTCCAACGGATTCAGGAGCTGATCGAGCAAGGGGATGATTTCGCCCTGGTCTATTGTGATCTCGATTATTTTAAATCCTACAACGATGCGTATGGATTTTCCCGGGGCGATGAAATTTTGATGATGACGGCTCGGTTGATTGTGAATACCATCCGGAGTTATCGTGACCCGCAGACGTTTGTGGGGCATGTCGGTGGCGATGATTTCGTTTTCATCATGTCTCCGGAGAAGGTCGAAGGCGCGTGTGAGCGGATTCTTGCGGCGTTTGACGACATCGTGCCCCATTTCTACGACTCTGCGGATCGACGACGGGGAAACATTACGTCGGTTGATCGAGAAGGGAATACCAGAGTTTTTCCGTTGATGGCTCTTTCCCTTGCCGTTGTTATCAATCGGAACGGACGGATTCGGCATTATGGCGAAGTGTCATCGATTGCCATGGAATTGAAAAAAAAGGCCAAGAAAAATCCGAAGAGTTGTTATGTCATCGACCAACGAAAAACGTCATCAGCACGGTGA
- the xerC gene encoding tyrosine recombinase XerC, with the protein MSSTNEKRHQHGELVQGFLAFLEVEKGYSSATLRSYGTDLDQFQQFLRGKKRTLEIPERITRDHVRGFLAELHRRELSKTSMGRKLSSLRAYFKFLMRHKQIGKDPMAGIRNPKQEQRHPQLLNVDQAVAMMEVAVEPDPEGLRDIALAEVLYGSGLRISEAIGLDMNDVDSDVIRVVGKGNKERIVPLSDAAIQRIRRYMEQRHAFLKDDYSEQALFLSVRAGKRLDRRQANRIIAKLAKLAGLPKDVHPHMLRHSFATHLLEAGADLRSVQELLGHENLTTTQRYTHLDMQHIMQVYDAAHPRAGVNGIKKKNNDTE; encoded by the coding sequence ATGTCATCGACCAACGAAAAACGTCATCAGCACGGTGAACTCGTGCAGGGATTTCTCGCCTTTTTGGAGGTTGAGAAGGGCTACTCTTCTGCGACTCTTCGGTCGTATGGAACGGATTTGGACCAGTTCCAGCAATTTCTTCGAGGCAAAAAACGGACCTTGGAAATCCCGGAACGGATTACTCGGGATCATGTGCGAGGGTTTCTGGCCGAGCTGCATCGGCGGGAGCTTTCAAAGACGTCGATGGGGCGCAAGTTGTCCAGTTTGCGGGCATATTTCAAATTTCTCATGCGGCACAAGCAGATCGGAAAAGATCCTATGGCTGGTATCCGCAATCCCAAGCAGGAGCAGCGGCATCCACAGTTGTTGAATGTCGATCAGGCCGTGGCCATGATGGAAGTAGCGGTGGAACCTGACCCGGAAGGGCTGCGGGATATTGCGCTTGCAGAGGTTTTGTATGGGTCTGGGCTTCGAATCAGTGAAGCCATCGGATTGGACATGAACGACGTGGATTCAGATGTGATCCGGGTGGTGGGCAAGGGAAACAAAGAGCGAATCGTGCCTCTGTCTGATGCCGCGATACAGCGAATTCGTCGGTACATGGAGCAGCGGCACGCCTTTCTCAAGGATGACTACTCCGAACAGGCACTTTTTTTGAGTGTGCGGGCCGGAAAGCGGCTGGACCGGCGGCAGGCCAATCGGATTATTGCCAAGCTTGCCAAATTGGCCGGACTGCCCAAGGACGTGCATCCGCACATGTTGCGACACAGTTTTGCCACGCATTTGCTTGAAGCCGGGGCAGATTTGCGCAGTGTGCAGGAGTTGTTGGGGCATGAAAATTTGACCACGACACAGCGGTACACCCATCTGGACATGCAGCATATCATGCAGGTATACGATGCAGCGCATCCACGAGCGGGTGTGAATGGAATTAAGAAAAAAAACAACGATACGGAGTAG
- a CDS encoding peptidylprolyl isomerase encodes MDNPMVLLETPEGEILIELFPDKAPKTVANFLQYVDDEFYDGTLFHRVIKGFMVQTGGLTFSMEEKETRAPLENEATNGLKNVAGSVAMGRLPEPHSATSQFYINVADNPDLDHTGEEDENFGYCVFGEVIDGMDVAIKISKAKTKSYQGFDDVPVDPVSVISARRFE; translated from the coding sequence ATGGACAATCCCATGGTGCTTCTGGAAACCCCTGAAGGGGAGATCCTGATTGAACTTTTCCCGGACAAGGCCCCAAAGACCGTTGCCAATTTTTTGCAATATGTTGACGATGAGTTTTACGATGGCACCCTGTTTCACCGTGTTATCAAAGGCTTCATGGTTCAGACTGGCGGATTGACCTTTTCCATGGAGGAAAAGGAAACCCGTGCTCCTCTTGAAAATGAGGCGACTAATGGACTGAAAAATGTGGCCGGTTCCGTGGCGATGGGCCGGTTGCCCGAGCCGCACAGTGCCACCAGCCAGTTTTATATCAATGTGGCTGACAATCCGGATTTGGACCATACGGGCGAAGAGGATGAGAATTTTGGCTATTGCGTTTTTGGCGAAGTGATTGATGGCATGGATGTCGCTATCAAGATCAGCAAGGCGAAAACGAAGAGCTATCAAGGTTTTGATGACGTTCCGGTCGATCCGGTCTCTGTCATATCCGCCCGACGGTTTGAGTAA
- a CDS encoding nitronate monooxygenase family protein, which yields MKLPNLSFGDLTAKLPIIQGGMGVGISLSGLASAVANEGGVGVIATSMIGMRDPRRATDPVGADHRGLIDEIRKARSKMTDGLLGVNIMCALTNYGDMVRTSLREKVDVIISGAGLPLDLPSYLREMSDEMKDDMRTKLVPIVSSGRAASILCRKWLKRFDYLPDGFVVEGPKAGGHLGFKAEQIDDPDYQLENIVTDVMDVVNPYKESHNKDIPVIAAGGVYTGGDIAKFLEMGASGVQMGTRFVATEECDADDAFKQAYINAKKEDITIIKSPVGMPGRALKNSFLDAVSSGIKKPKKCVYKCLHSCAEENSPYCIAQALVNAYRGKLKNGFAFAGANAYLVDKIVTVKELMNGLKEEAEKKYQDASKILQEAEKKIRS from the coding sequence ATGAAACTTCCGAATCTTTCTTTCGGTGACCTGACGGCCAAGCTTCCCATCATTCAGGGTGGCATGGGCGTCGGCATATCCCTTTCCGGCCTGGCAAGTGCCGTGGCCAACGAAGGCGGCGTCGGTGTTATCGCAACATCCATGATCGGTATGCGTGATCCCAGACGCGCCACCGATCCAGTTGGCGCAGATCATCGTGGACTCATTGATGAAATCAGAAAAGCTCGTTCCAAAATGACGGACGGCCTGCTCGGTGTGAACATCATGTGTGCCCTGACCAACTACGGCGACATGGTACGCACATCTCTCCGCGAAAAAGTGGATGTCATCATATCCGGTGCAGGACTGCCCCTTGACCTTCCGAGCTATCTTCGCGAGATGTCCGATGAAATGAAGGACGACATGCGGACCAAGCTTGTCCCCATTGTCTCTTCTGGCCGAGCCGCATCAATCCTGTGCCGCAAATGGCTGAAACGCTTTGACTACCTTCCCGACGGCTTTGTCGTTGAAGGTCCCAAGGCGGGTGGCCATCTCGGTTTCAAGGCCGAACAGATCGACGATCCCGATTACCAACTCGAAAATATCGTCACCGATGTCATGGACGTGGTCAATCCGTACAAGGAATCACACAACAAAGACATCCCGGTTATAGCGGCTGGCGGTGTGTATACCGGCGGCGATATCGCCAAATTCCTGGAAATGGGAGCTTCCGGGGTCCAGATGGGCACCCGTTTTGTCGCCACCGAAGAATGCGATGCCGACGATGCTTTCAAACAGGCCTACATCAATGCCAAAAAAGAAGATATCACCATCATCAAAAGCCCTGTCGGGATGCCGGGACGCGCCTTGAAAAACAGCTTCCTCGACGCGGTTTCAAGCGGCATCAAAAAGCCCAAAAAATGCGTATACAAGTGCCTGCATTCCTGTGCCGAAGAGAACTCGCCCTACTGCATTGCGCAGGCTCTGGTCAACGCATACAGGGGCAAACTCAAAAACGGTTTTGCTTTTGCCGGTGCCAATGCCTACCTCGTTGACAAGATTGTCACCGTGAAAGAACTCATGAACGGTCTCAAGGAAGAAGCGGAAAAGAAGTATCAGGACGCGAGCAAAATACTTCAAGAAGCGGAAAAGAAAATTCGCTCTTAA
- a CDS encoding PD-(D/E)XK nuclease family protein has protein sequence MRSITLIPWHIDFMPAVAELLIERGDLRDTIVLFPHNRPRRHVKALLATHPDLPKPMFMPHMTSIADFVTNLHRTLVPVPPIRANQLDLVETLRAVVNDLRTAKGSLLSQLPKLDHEQFLPWGIRLAKLMDDLMRQEIEPDDLSYMEGEVSAYAAGLLEQLSAIHAEYSARLTAKGWTTSGMDARFITENPDAILEAVQEKQIIAAGFYALSGVEDTFFKRLWEADILHPIIHSDPALAHHERAHWSAAEHTAWLERWHTHAEIPLQFDTPATAPTIRFCEGYDRHSQLAGLTTDMNAATTLDETAVVLPDEGALLPVLHGLPDVEPNISMGYPLERTSLARLVETLLTLQENRREDGRYYWKDLIALIRHPYLRLLGPDEKPLRRIFHVWESTMRQGEKYLDPMDWLPPYGDEVLTDVDTKIAEPLRLEILECCLTRFEPVESLADLGDALTGLATLLHAHGERLWHTYLMDAECLFRLTNSVIPQLKQAEASIIPFSQTTRHAFARRMMSLERVSFEPDPLAGLQVLGVLETRLLHFKRLYILDAVEERLPGTNPYDPLLPDPLRKLLGLPDSRERDNVSGYNFYRLLKGTDEAVIYYQNGIQPGLLDSKSVRSRFVEQLLWEQEKERRELIETGSDLVRAVTFPTSSIPGAPAAIPITESIHAALIDKLCTKGLSPSRLDQYMNCPKRFFYSYLSPVRPLDTVNEDGDRSEFGSMVHEVLKEYLTPFIGVLTELDKLDPIPLTEKFDEVFNSHDLFSRLPLDTRMALKKTGRFRLTQFLASQQTATLLGLEQPLATTVDVDGLTIPLAGQIDRIEQREESIVILDYKTGQGHLPQKKMWDDMELWDRIQTFGPDVVDISLIPDMAAAIRSVQMPVYLHLYTQCERFLPHDAGLIELAKDGKEQLLFGPKLTDEEREESIKDQIPVLIRTLIRHMLLAQNFTPQPGPACTWCDFKEPCGK, from the coding sequence ATGCGATCCATTACCCTTATTCCATGGCATATCGATTTCATGCCCGCTGTCGCCGAATTGCTCATCGAACGCGGCGACTTACGCGACACCATTGTCCTCTTTCCGCACAATAGGCCTCGTCGGCACGTCAAGGCGTTACTCGCGACCCATCCGGACCTGCCCAAGCCCATGTTCATGCCGCACATGACATCCATCGCGGATTTCGTGACAAATCTCCATCGCACGCTGGTACCAGTCCCGCCGATCCGCGCCAACCAACTCGATCTGGTAGAAACCTTACGCGCTGTGGTCAATGACCTTCGAACAGCCAAAGGGTCACTCCTCTCACAATTGCCGAAGTTGGACCATGAGCAATTCCTGCCCTGGGGAATCCGGTTGGCCAAGCTCATGGATGACCTCATGCGCCAGGAAATCGAACCCGATGACTTGAGTTATATGGAAGGCGAAGTGTCGGCCTATGCTGCCGGACTGTTGGAACAACTCAGTGCCATTCACGCCGAGTACTCCGCCCGGCTGACAGCGAAAGGCTGGACCACCTCGGGCATGGACGCCCGATTCATCACCGAAAACCCAGACGCCATTCTGGAAGCTGTCCAGGAAAAACAAATCATCGCAGCGGGATTTTATGCCTTGAGCGGCGTTGAAGACACTTTTTTCAAACGGCTATGGGAAGCAGACATTCTCCATCCGATCATCCACAGTGATCCGGCACTGGCGCATCACGAACGAGCACACTGGAGTGCAGCGGAACATACCGCATGGCTGGAACGGTGGCACACACACGCCGAAATCCCACTGCAATTCGATACCCCAGCCACCGCTCCAACCATCCGTTTTTGCGAAGGCTATGACCGACATTCACAACTGGCCGGGTTGACCACGGACATGAACGCCGCGACCACGCTGGATGAAACCGCAGTCGTCCTCCCGGATGAAGGCGCACTCCTTCCGGTCCTGCATGGCCTACCTGATGTGGAACCCAACATTTCCATGGGGTATCCACTCGAACGAACCTCGCTGGCTCGTTTGGTCGAGACCTTGCTGACCTTGCAAGAAAATCGACGTGAAGATGGCCGGTATTACTGGAAAGACCTGATCGCCCTTATCCGGCATCCCTATTTGCGATTGCTCGGACCGGACGAAAAACCCTTGCGCCGAATATTCCACGTCTGGGAATCCACCATGCGACAAGGCGAAAAATATCTCGACCCCATGGACTGGCTCCCGCCGTATGGCGATGAGGTGCTCACGGATGTCGATACCAAAATCGCCGAACCATTGCGTCTGGAGATTCTCGAATGCTGCCTGACTCGCTTTGAACCCGTTGAAAGTCTGGCAGACCTCGGAGACGCCCTTACCGGACTGGCCACACTCCTGCACGCCCACGGCGAACGGCTCTGGCACACCTATCTAATGGATGCCGAATGCCTGTTCCGCCTGACCAATTCAGTGATACCGCAATTGAAACAGGCCGAGGCAAGCATCATTCCTTTCAGCCAAACCACCCGCCACGCATTTGCCCGACGTATGATGTCACTTGAACGAGTCTCATTCGAACCGGACCCACTAGCCGGACTGCAAGTGCTCGGAGTTCTCGAAACTCGACTGCTTCATTTCAAACGACTGTACATCCTTGATGCGGTGGAAGAACGGCTTCCGGGAACCAATCCATATGATCCGCTTTTGCCCGACCCACTCAGGAAACTGCTGGGCCTGCCGGACTCGCGAGAACGAGACAATGTTTCGGGATACAACTTCTATCGGCTGCTCAAAGGAACGGATGAGGCCGTCATCTATTATCAAAACGGCATCCAACCCGGATTGCTGGATTCCAAGTCCGTGCGTAGTCGATTTGTGGAACAGCTCCTGTGGGAACAGGAAAAAGAACGAAGAGAATTGATCGAGACCGGAAGCGATCTCGTCAGAGCCGTGACCTTTCCCACCAGCTCGATTCCCGGGGCACCAGCCGCCATCCCGATCACGGAAAGCATCCACGCCGCACTGATCGACAAACTCTGTACCAAAGGACTCTCTCCCTCCAGACTAGATCAATACATGAACTGCCCAAAACGGTTCTTTTACAGCTACCTGAGTCCAGTACGTCCTCTGGACACGGTCAATGAAGACGGCGACCGCAGTGAATTCGGGTCCATGGTCCACGAAGTGCTCAAGGAATATTTGACTCCGTTCATCGGTGTACTCACGGAACTGGATAAACTCGACCCCATTCCATTGACGGAAAAATTTGACGAGGTCTTCAATTCGCATGACCTTTTTTCCCGCTTGCCGTTGGATACCCGCATGGCCTTGAAAAAGACTGGCCGTTTTCGTCTGACACAATTTCTGGCCTCACAACAGACCGCAACCCTGCTCGGATTGGAACAACCGCTTGCCACCACGGTTGATGTGGACGGGCTGACCATTCCTCTGGCCGGACAAATCGATCGAATTGAACAACGCGAAGAATCAATCGTCATTCTGGATTACAAAACGGGGCAAGGCCATCTTCCGCAAAAAAAGATGTGGGATGATATGGAACTGTGGGATCGTATCCAGACCTTCGGGCCTGACGTGGTTGATATCTCACTCATACCCGATATGGCAGCAGCAATCCGAAGTGTCCAGATGCCCGTTTATCTTCATTTATACACCCAGTGTGAACGATTCCTGCCTCACGATGCCGGACTGATCGAATTGGCCAAGGATGGCAAGGAACAGCTCCTATTCGGCCCAAAACTGACCGACGAAGAACGGGAAGAAAGCATAAAAGATCAAATTCCTGTATTGATTCGCACTTTAATACGGCATATGCTGTTGGCACAAAACTTCACTCCACAGCCGGGACCGGCATGTACATGGTGCGATTTCAAGGAACCGTGTGGGAAATGA